TTAACATCTGTGCTAGTAATGCATGCAGTCAGTGCAGTAGCCTGTAGGAATATGTGGGATAATATGAAGTAATCTGCAATCATgagattcatttatgcttttttgGTACAGGTTGCACATTGTTTTCTTTCATGGACTATATGGACCCTATAAAGTAGCCCTGACCACACCATTTAATTCTAGCTCTGCAACTGTTCATATATAGGCTTAAACTTATACTgtattaaaacaaatattttaattatttatataccCTCATTGTCTGAGCCTCCCTAAAATGAAGATCTTAATCTCCCCCGTAAACCACACAAAAAAGGAAATCCTTTAAAAGGTGGGCGTGAACATCAGACCACTACACATATTAAAACCtatgaaaaaattattcagCATTATTCTTTCTTCTGCTGAGCAAGAGAAGCATTTATTACTCTCTTTTACTTTCttctttttattttgtttcagtTGGTTCTCATTCAGTCCTCTTGTTTGGGATATTCTTTGAGCTTGTTTTCAGTTTATAAGTGGTATTTTTCTATATAAGAAGAAGCATTGTGATCAAGCGATGAAAGGACTGCTATATCTACTTTTTCAAGGTACCGTGTCATTTTACATCTATTCATGCATTTTAAGGGGCAAGAAATTCTGTCGAAGGCACTGGTGTAGGGGACACAGCTTTTATTCATATATAACAACTGATGTTTGTcagtttcttgtgtttttttacttattaattttatttaacatgaatttattcaggaatcactaaatgacattaaaacacctttaaaaacacattttgtaaaATAGCACTATTTGTGGTatacaaacggttaacagatgagtTCCGCCTTCACAAATTTgatttcttaactctttccccgccagcatttttcatgattttcacaaaagtttaatgccttccagaaaatgctcctttttaagtatataaacatacaatatatgaattaaaagaacagaccctctgctttcaaaaaaaaaaaatcagtttcatcctaccttcatgcgTTCtgttttttatcacctctcaaacatgggtaggtttcatcaaaaacaccaaattttgagcaaaaatctgagacaattccatttttgtgaaggacttttgatagagatcagatgcagagcgatctttaaaacatacacggacatacagctgtttgccctagggcaatacttccgggttttataagttgcggaatagcttggaaccaaactcttcatatataactTGTATTATGTTGTAGTAtgttaattaaaaacaaaagttatattaactctttcaccgccagcgtttttaaaaaaaagttgccagccagcgccagcgtttttcatgattttcacaaaagtgtaatgccttacagaaaatgttcttcttcagatatataaacatacaatatatgaaatgaaagaacagaccctctgctttcaaacaaacaaaaaaaaaaaaaaaacgtttcatcctaccttcagtagttcttttgtaatcagcttttgaataggtttctgcaaaaacaccacattttgagcaaaaagcagagataattccatttttgtgacggacttttcatagagatcctaTTGAGaacgatctttaaaacagacacggacatgcagccgcttgccatagggcaatacttccgggtttaaaaagttgcggaagttgGTGgaaaatagcggtattgcggaaagccggaaatacttgtcattggcagggaagcgttttctcttgattgccgagatatctcatcaatgtcggcgaaagagttaaatttCACATTCACAAGTTTGAAATAACATGTAATAGATGGGGTAAAATGATAATAAAGCATATTTAGCGTGCTGTTTGAGGGGATGGCTTAGAGCTCGGAATTTTAGCCCTAACCCAgagtacccccccccccccttaactGGGATAGATACAGTAACACTAGATAGTGAGGTGATGGGGTcgaggagggatgctgcaaaaactgtTATGGGACAGAGGTGAGGTATGGCTATATAGAGACTCtgcgctgattggttggattacatgacCGTGCTCTTCTCaaactttgttaaaaaacttcATTTGTTTTGCCTTCACTGAAAATCAATCCAATTAACTTGTTGATAGTGTCAATCTCTTCTGATTTAGCTACATGAACTTAATGTTAAATTGTCAGGTTTAACAGACAgctattaatgtattaatatgaTCTTATGTTTTTCTCACAGGTGTTCTGCTATATGAGACTTTGGCATGGGAAGTGAGAATGCCAACAGAAATTCATGGCCTCAAAGGTTCCTGTCTGGTTATACCGTGCTCTTACTCTTACACTTCAAACCCACCTACTAACCCACATAGAGTTGTGTGGTATCAGTGGGTGTCGAAAGGCTTCCCTTTAGTTTATGATCCCTGGTATCCAGACAGTGTCATTGACAAGTTCAGAGGAAAAACTGATTTATATAACCCTACAAACTCAGATCGGGATTGTAGTCTGCTGATCAAAAGTGTGAATCCATCCCACAATGGAGAAAAATTATATACATGGATTGACCCAAAAAATATTGGAAAGAGCACCTACAAGTTTTATGATGTCACCTCTACGATTATTGTTGACAGTACGTAAATACTTCACATGttcttttaatgtaatatttttggtttaaaagtgtCATTACAGCTGAATCATCGGTTGCCTAACTGTGACATTTTTCCCTACTGTAGCAAATCCAGCGCAGCCCATCATCAATATTTACGGAGGAGGAAAGACCGGTGACAGCATTACAGTAACGTGTTACACCTTACACACCTGTCCATACAGCAAACCAAACATCATTCTGAAGGGTATTGAAGGATCAGATCAAATAGATGATTTCAATATCAAAACTGGTCAATGGAAAACCACTCGGACACGCACCGGTGTTGTGAAGACTGAACGCTCAGATATTGAGTGTACTGTAACACATCATGGAGGCATAACAACAAGAGCTACAAAATCACAAAGTGCAAAATGTAagtaaaaatgtatatgcattCAAAGACACACATCTATACTTGTAGTTTTAAAATCATGTGTGATGTTTGTGTCAACTGCTTATAATTTCAGGTGTCTATTCTAGTATAACCATTGAGCCTAAACAGGCAGCAGATATCATAGAGGGTGTTGAAAAGACCTTCACTTGTACCGTCCATCATTCCTGCCAGACGAATCCTCCGATCCTCTCCTGGAACTATGAGAACATGCCGGTCAAAGATGGAAAGAAACAACTTACAGGGTTTGAATTGGCCACCTTTTCCACCATAACCTTTTTGGGGGCAAAGAAAGACGATGGGAAGAAATTAATCTGCACTGCAAATATTTCTGGACAGAAAATCACAGCATCTGTCAACTTACATGTACAACGTGAGTGATTTCAAGACATAATACACAATGTGTGTGATTCCTCTGTGTCTTTTCATTTGTCTGCAGATTATTTTACAGAGTCTCCAAAAACAGTGATTCCAGTCcacaataaatatatatgttttatgtttgtcCTCTAgctatttacattatatatacatCATGATGaccaaa
This sequence is a window from Misgurnus anguillicaudatus chromosome 24, ASM2758022v2, whole genome shotgun sequence. Protein-coding genes within it:
- the LOC129438937 gene encoding sialoadhesin, which produces MKGLLYLLFQGVLLYETLAWEVRMPTEIHGLKGSCLVIPCSYSYTSNPPTNPHRVVWYQWVSKGFPLVYDPWYPDSVIDKFRGKTDLYNPTNSDRDCSLLIKSVNPSHNGEKLYTWIDPKNIGKSTYKFYDVTSTIIVDTNPAQPIINIYGGGKTGDSITVTCYTLHTCPYSKPNIILKGIEGSDQIDDFNIKTGQWKTTRTRTGVVKTERSDIECTVTHHGGITTRATKSQSAKCVYSSITIEPKQAADIIEGVEKTFTCTVHHSCQTNPPILSWNYENMPVKDGKKQLTGFELATFSTITFLGAKKDDGKKLICTANISGQKITASVNLHVQRVYYNITIEPKLAADIIEGVDMNFTCTVHHSCLKNPPILSWNYENMSVNYDTKQLKGFELVTFSTITILGAKKDDGKKLICTTNISGQKITASVNLHVQHFCLQIILQKLQNQ